The proteins below are encoded in one region of Salvelinus alpinus chromosome 27, SLU_Salpinus.1, whole genome shotgun sequence:
- the LOC139556146 gene encoding paired box protein Pax-1-like yields MDQTYGEVNQLGGVFVNGRPLPNSIRIRIVELAQLGIRPCDISRQLRVSHGCVSKILARYNETGSILPGAIGGSKPRVTTPNVVKSIRDYKQGDPGIFAWEIRDRLLADAVCDKYNVPSVSSISRILRNKIGNLSQPGQYENSKPTHPQLSYNHMYPYSYPSAMSPTGTKIGSGHGVPITAGHVSLSRHGWPSVHTVSNILGIRAFMDPSAIAGAEGYQSKMEEWASVNRATFSSAHGVNGIEKSSLEADIKYHQSSSNLSSYVPACAYSPPNQYGVYGGPAANYMTTGHHWQSQSASLAHPNSGATMQGGDLHTAMSFKHSSREGDRKPHSPLSKHQHEALNVHGLSLPTSA; encoded by the exons ATGG ATCAAACATATGGAGAAGTAAACCAGCTTGGCGGGGTATTTGTCAACGGGCGACCACTTCCAAATTCGATTCGGATCAGAATCGTGGAATTAGCTCAACTTGGAATACGACCCTGTGACATCAGTAGACAGCTTCGAGTCTCTCATGGCTGCGTGAGCAAGATACTAGCGAGGTATAACGAGACGGGTTCGATATTGCCCGGTGCCATAGGAGGAAGTAAACCCCGGGTCACAACACCCAACGTGGTGAAAAGCATAAGGGATTACAAACAAGGAGACCCTGGAATATTTGCTTGGGAGATCAGGGACAGGCTTCTTGCAGATGCAGTTTGTGATAAATATAACGTTCCCTCCGTCAGCTCCATAAGCCGCATTTtacgcaacaaaataggaaatctTTCTCAGCCGGGCCAGTATGAGAACAGCAAGCCAACCCATCCTCAGCTATCCTACAACCACATGTACCCGTACTCATACCCCAGTGCAATGTCACCCACTGGGACTAAAATTGGCAGCGGTCACGGTGTACCCATCACAGCGGGCCATGTCAGCCTCTCCCGTCATGGATGGCCTTCGGTGCACACAGTCAGCAACATTTTGGGCATTCGAGCCTTCATGGACCCCTCAG CCATTGCTGGAGCAGAGGGGTACCAATCAAAAATGGAGGAGTGGGCGAGCGTTAACAGAGCGACTTTTTCCTCTGCCCATGGCGTCAACGGAATAGAGAAATCATCCCTAGAGGCAGACATTAAGTATCATCAG TCTTCTTCAAACCTATCTAGTTATGTACCTGCTTGTGCCTACTCTCCCCCAAACCAATACGGGGTGTATGGTGGGCCAGCAGCTAACTACATGACAACAGGACACCACTGGCAGTCTCAGAGCGCAAGCCTGGCCCACCCCAACAGCGGAGCAACCATGCAAGGTGGAGACCTCCACACGGCAATGTCTTTCAAACACTCATCACGAGAAG